The stretch of DNA gagcccatataaaATGTGGCTGTGCGATAAGCTTTTGGGTTCTATTGAAACATAAATCGATCTCGTTTTTTTACCCTGGGTAGCGGTCCCCACCAATTCCTGAGCCTACACCCACTTCCCGCCTGCAACTCTTGTCGACGCTCCGCCTAAAGAAAAACATGATTTTCTTAGGGCAGAGTGGTAGGTCGGGGGCGTTGACAAGATCCCAGCAGAAAACAAGTGCAGAGTCAGGAACTCGTGAAGGGTCAAAAAGATCAACAATGTTTCAATGGAGCCCCAAAGGTTACCATACAACCACAAgccatatgggctctggcttgttcAAGTACATAGCGCGAAACCCTTTACTTAGGTAAGGCCATTCAGAGAGGCCAATGTTACATAGTTGTGGGCAGATCTAGTACAAGTATAGGGTGCTACTTTGGAAAGACCCCGCCATGATCTTACCCCAACCGCAAGTGTACCAACACAAAAGATTTATTGTGTCATGTGGGAAAAATGCACAACTCTGCAAAGTGTGAATCAAGGCAATTAGCCGTGACCTAATTACGAGCATTTTGAGCTACTAGGTCCAGAACAGATAGATAATCTTCTCTCATCTTGTTTTCAAACTTAAAAACATCTTGGGAGAACACTTGGGCTCAAGTAGTACAATTGTAATGAACCCATGTTTAAGGCATGAGCATCAAGCTATACAGATGATGTGAACCCATACTGGGTAGGTTAGTTAGAAGATTGTCCATCAAGCCCTATATTCTTTAATTTCCAAAAAAAACTATTATTGGTACTTCAAATTCAAAAAAGAAACCCTAGAAACCTACATAGGACATCAAGCATGTATTGCTCTTTCCTGGTATAACTACTTATGAGTACAATCAATGTACTCACCCGCTACGTTTTATGTGCAAAATCTGACCTTGAAAAGGATTAACGACTTGGGGTCGCGAGTCCCCTTAACTTGTGTGGGGTTAATGGTCTTATCTTATTTGTGTTGAACTGGCCTTCAGGTGGTGTGAAATAATGTACTTCGGATATATGTTTGCAATGTAATAAATGACATGTATTTTGATATTTCATCTTCAAACTTTGCCTTCTAGCAACTGTTCTAAGGTCTAGCACGGTAAACACAGAAAATCCGGATCCTGTTTGGTCAGGTCTTCACATTATCAAAGAACCATCTGATTTGCCCATTTTTCCATTTGGCTAACCAACTTCTCTCTGCTTTTTCCCACACCAGATTATAAAATAAGTTGAGCACAGTATAGTTCAACAACCACAAACTGAGTCCAAGTATCAGATAAAGAACAAATAAATAAATTTGATAGACCTACAACACCTAATAACCTCATTATGCGTTGTTCTGATCCTACCACCAACATGCCATGTAAATAGAAACGGAGGCGATTGCAACCCATGCTTGGCGCTTGGAGTGTCATGGCACTAAAATGTGGCGGCATGCCGTGTAGGTGTGTACAATGGATGCCAAAATCAAATGAACTGGGAGCCAAATCACAATCGAGGGGTAAGGTGAGTTGTGGCCTAAGGGCATGTCTGGATGGCATCCACTTCACCACACTTTTCTGCCACAAGTGTGGCAAGCGTTTGGTTGTAGCCACAGTTATGGCATGCCACACTTCTTTTAGTCAGATACCTCACTTGTCATGGACTTGGTTGctagccaacttctgccacaagtgTGGCGACCAATTTGGCCACCACAAAAAATGTGGAATGCCACACTTGTGGGACAAAAGTGTGGCAAAGTCCGGAAGGGTAACCAAACATGCTCTAAAAATACAAAATCGCCACCAAGGGGCAAGCAAAAATATTCCAGCAGCCATGTTGATCGAGGAAGATGAACATATGAGCGAATCAAGGGGGTGAGTTGAgttgtcttttcttttctttctgagGTAAATGATTTGAGTTGAGTTAGTCTGACTGGGAGGAGAACTTGAGAAAATGGTGGGAGGCGACATGAGAGGGACGTCCAGAAAGCGTCAATGAGACTGTAGGCTTCTAGGTTTGTGTCCATTCCTAGTTGAATTCCCCAGGATTAGGGATGAAGGTGCAGATTCACTATGGGATGCTAATCCCAGGACTTTTGGCTGTAGGAGCGTGTAAACAGTTGTCACATTCACATAATACCTTCTAAGTTTTACTTTTCAGGTAAGTTATTCCATTCTAACACAATCAAAATAAGGAGTGCGAATTGGCTGATCGGACAATCACCTGCCTAGGTTTCTCAATCCACTACTTAAAGTCAATAGACAAACATCAATAACCTTACAAGTGACAACACTGCAATATTCTTTACCTCAGATATATGTTCAATAATTTCCTACAGGCACCATTGGGGTTACTGACCCTCTTTGGTGCAAAATAGACATCATATTACAGTCCTAGTTTTGGCTACTGTGACATGTGTTCTTGTGTATAGCTGGTATCAGATGATACAAAGAAGCAACATTGCATACAGATGCAGTACTTAACAAGGCGTGCAACTATTATACCGTAAGAATCAAAAGCAAGATCCATATGGCTCAAGCATATGTTTCTACTAGTCTACTAGTTAGACAAACCTCTCAAAGGGAGGTGTTTATTGCCTGCTTACATGATCAACTGAACGAAACACTTATTTCAAGATAAAGGTTCACCTAATCGTATTGGCAGAAAACGAATGTTCTTCTGAACATGTGATAACCTTAGGTTCGCGTCATAGTCACACACAGAACACATCACCAATTCGAATTAACAATGTTTTAAACTCATGTGGCTTAATATGCGGTAGAAGAATACTCACTTTTTGTTCACGCAGATTTGGACGCAATCATTCCAGCCTTCCGAGCATAAGCGAAGATCCCACCGGCCTCAATAACCGGGCCTGCATCACCAATAGGCTTCAGCTTGTACTGCTTGCCGGATGTGTGGTTAATCAAGACCGAGTTATCGAGGTCCACTGTGACCACATCCCCGGTCTTGCACTCCTTGCTGGCACCGCTGTCCGCGAGCTCCAGGGGGTACACCTCCCCGGTGGCCACTGAATTGCGGAAGAAGATGCGGGCGTAGCCCTCGGCCACAACGGCGCGCGCGCCGGCGGCTCCGAGCGCGACGGGCGCGTGCTCGCGGGAGGAGCCGCACCCGAAGTTGGCGCCGCCGATGATGACGGCGTAGCGGGACGACTCCTCGCCGGGGGCGACGAACGGGATCGGGTAGGCCGCGGATGGGAGGCCCACGAAGGCGAAGGAGCCGAGCTTGCGGTACTCGTCGGGCTTGGACGGCACCAGGGTCAGGTGCTCGGCCGGGATGATCTGGTCGGTGTCGATGTTGTCCCCGACGACGAAGCACTCGCCGTGGAACGCGGCGGACGACGGCGAgtcgcccgcggcggcggccgcggTTAGGGGCCGCGCGCGGTGGCATCTCAGCGAGACGGTGGCCGGGTGGCGGGGGGCGGCCTGAATGCGGGCTCTGGCGGGCGCTCGGCCCGGGGCCAGCAccgctgtcgccgtcgccgtcgccgcatcCGTCAACGATAACAGAGGAGCCGCCGTCATGGTGGCAAGTCCGTGTGGTGGAGACTGCAGAGGCGAGGCACTGAAACGAACTAGGGCCGGCGGCTTGCTTTCGTTTTGCGGTCTGCCTCTTCGGGGATGCGGCGAGGGCTCTAAAAAGCTCTCGTTTCGTTAAGGGCCACGAAACGTTAGCCTGTCGGCCCATCACTGTGTTCTGGGCCATAGGAGGACTATTTGGATGTTGGGCTAGTTCTTCTTTTATTAGGCTTCATTTCGTTAAAAAAAAACAGGCTTCATTTCGGCTTACAAAAACAACCAAGTATACAGTACAGATATTTCAATTAGACTTGCAGGAGCAACTAACTAAAGATTAGTTTCTCTAAAAAAACTAACTAAAGATTAGTTTTCACCTAAAAAAACTAAAGATTAGCCCTCATCATGTGACACATGTGGTGAGCAATCCAAACTATTGAAAACAAAAACACTAAAGGTTAGCCCTAGAAGGAACCCGCAAGGGTCCTTTTTGTGacttgagagcgcgccaagtggtgcGCCCAACCGCCGTCACATGTCGCGTGTTGGACGCTCTCTCTAGATttcatgtttttattttatttttgtacgTGTTTTTGTGTTCTTGGGTTTCTGATGGGGTTTTCGAGGGTTTTCGTTTTTTGGTCTATGCCTGATTTTTCCtaggttttgaaaaaaatgtttgtgtgcTTGTCATGGAAGCACATTTTTGCTTCTGCGAGGAGCACAATTATGTTCCccgaaaagagaaaaaaatatgtGCTTTCATGAGAAATACATatttgcttctcgtggaagcaTAGATTTGCATCTGTGAAAAGTATTTCTCGACAAGGAAAAAGATGTACTTTCATGAGAATCACAACAGTGCTTCTCAAGAAGCGCAGTTGTGCTTTTTTAGGGAAAATTGTGCTTCTCCAAGAGGGCAAATAAGTGAAAATTTGGAATTTTCATCCTGAAAAACATGCTTCTGGGCTCTGTTTTTTCTGTGTTTTGTTATTCATTTTTATCATttgttgattttttttgtttttgttaccgaaatttgctttttgttttttatttctgATTTTTTCATGAAAAGAAAGTTTGTCGAAACATATTAACATGGTATCTAGTTTTTAAAATCTTGATGCAAGAATTCAATAGTAAAAACAGTTcaggatttggacgcacggttcaagagataaaatgttttgaatatacGAAGAGAGTGGAAACATCCAGATTGCAACAAGTTACGCACGCCACTTGTCCATGACTGAGAAGATGGTGGTGGCCTTTGCAAGGGGTACTCTTTAACTAGTGATTTCATAGACTTGTGTGTTTGGCTTGGGACCAGGGTATATAGGAGCGGGCTAGAGTTTGAAGCGACAACTATGTCTTTTCTATCAAAAAACTTTCGATCTATCATTGAACATTATGCCAGTACATAGAACACTGGAAGTAACCGAAATTACATCCCTAGGGACGAGTATATGCACTAGAGTGAGCCGGAGACCCGCCACCATCATCATCCACCCACCCCCACCAAAGCTGAGCAAACCTTGTTGTACTAGACAATCAGGAAGTCATCGTGATATGGTCACAAGGACTAGTATACCAGAACAACAACCGTCGTTGATGAAGAGATCAGAATGATCAAACTTGTAGACACGAGAATACCGAATCTATacagatccaccgaagacaaagCATTGATCGAATCATGTGAAATTTGCCGGGGATACACCTCGACATGCCCTCCGGCAACTCTAGACGCGTCGCTGGGACAGGGTTAGGTGGGGAGAACCTTATTTCATCTTCATGAAGTCGTCACCGCCTTTCCTTCCTGAGCGAAACACAAATCCTAAACAAACTAAAAACACACCTAAAAACGGAGTAGGAACCCACCCACCGGTAAGGGTCGGGATTGACCACGTCTACATAGTCTTAAGGCCACAAGAGATGAGGCAGATTGGCGATAGGAGGGGAGCATGGAAACCCTGGTTGTTGGGTCGCTCATGGGGGAAGGGTGGAAAGTGATTCACATGTTTACCGAAAATGCATAAGAGCACCTGTGGGGCAACCCCCTCGTATCTCGCCATTAAACAAACATAGGGATATGTACAACTATATTAGTATGAAGGTATGTTTTTATTTCTATTTTGATTTAGGACAGGTACAAAGGGATGTATTCACTACTAGAACTATCCCCATGGCCCActataagggcatatttatcccttaatagttttggtgattgatgacaatgtttttgcggactaatcgtgtgcattgagaattttcagatatattatgtctaggcacaagacgatttggtgcccctcgaagactattgaagacggcgtttctctacgtttctttttggtggatttgagtcgtagaaaagtcgtactattaagagggggtccgcgttgaaaaggtttgggtggaatcaacacgtacacatctgttccttttgcaccacctttcctttgactcgttggagcatcctccgtttctcCGTATCTCTGCAAAAGGAAGGACTTCTAGTGTTGCTgaactggggcatgcggtagtattgctcctcagagcggtagtaccgcaggcccgtgcggtagtaccggccttgggcgcggtagtaccgcaggtgctcaCAGTAGTACCGCTTctcgggcgcggtagtaccgtggcctcaggccaggctcagcagcacgagcggaagtaggggcggatgtaattttttacatccgcgccctacacggtagtaccgctcctggctcgcggtagtaccgtgtcggatttttgcatagatctAAACTCAATGGAAGTTGCCACGGGTGTATTTTTATATGTTTATGCCTTCTCTATCTAGACTATCCCTGCCTTGCAGTAGTAccacaagggggagcggtagtaccacgccagcggttctaccgccctctGCTTCAACGCATCAGGGCTGGTTTAGCTACTGttgcgccagcggtagtaccgtagtgccttgcggtagtatcgcgggccctggcggtagtaccgcgtctctGGTACGGTAGTACCGTGCgtcgcaggctgagttggtggataacgatTGGATTTGTTCTTCTACTataaaaggggagtcttcttctccgagttgaccacctcttccacccccaagctccattattgctctaagatccattttcgcctgatctctctccctagccaatcaaacttgttgatttcctagggattggttgagaaggccccgatctacacatccaccaagagaaatttgattcccccactaatccctcgcGGATCTTGTTActtttgggtgtttgagcaccctagacggttgaggtcatcgcaaagccatactccattgtggtgaagcttcgtggtgttgttgggagcctctaattaagttgtggagattgcctcaaccttgtttgtaaaggttcggtcgtcgccttcaagggcaccaatagtggaatcacggcatctcgcattgtgtgagggcgtgaggagaatacggtggccctagtggcttcttggggagcattgtgcctccacaccactccaacggagacatacttcctctcaaagggaaggaacttcggtaacacatcctcgtcttcaccggctccactcttg from Triticum dicoccoides isolate Atlit2015 ecotype Zavitan chromosome 6A, WEW_v2.0, whole genome shotgun sequence encodes:
- the LOC119317320 gene encoding 3-isopropylmalate dehydratase small subunit 1-like yields the protein MTAAPLLSLTDAATATATAVLAPGRAPARARIQAAPRHPATVSLRCHRARPLTAAAAAGDSPSSAAFHGECFVVGDNIDTDQIIPAEHLTLVPSKPDEYRKLGSFAFVGLPSAAYPIPFVAPGEESSRYAVIIGGANFGCGSSREHAPVALGAAGARAVVAEGYARIFFRNSVATGEVYPLELADSGASKECKTGDVVTVDLDNSVLINHTSGKQYKLKPIGDAGPVIEAGGIFAYARKAGMIASKSA